From the genome of Terriglobales bacterium:
CCCACAAGCTGGCCGAGCAGATGTACAAGGCCGCCAAGCCGCAGGGCGGCGCCGGCGCTCCCGGGGGCGAACAGCCCGGCGAAGCCGCCTCGGACAAGAAGAAGGACGAGGGCGTCATCGACGCCGAGTACGTGGACGTGGAGGAAAAGAAGTAAGCGGTTCCTTTTCTGATTTGCATCCCAAGGCGCGCCGGGTTTGCGAACCGAGGGAGCCCTACCTCCAGGAAGATTTCCGTGAGGGGAGGGCTCCCTCGCTACGCTCGGGATGTTGTGAAAAAGGCAAGCACAAAGGTGACCACTATGCTGCGAAAACTGGTCCTGCTTACACTCGTTCTTGCTCTCGCCCTTCCCTGCCTCGCCGCCAAGCAATCCACCGCCGACCAACTCACCGCCCTGCTGCACGAGTTCCTGACGGGTGTCAGCAAGAACGACAACTCGGTCTACGACCGCTTCTTTGCCGACGACCTCATCTATACGCGCTCGGCGGGCGTCACCATCACCAAGGCCGACATCCTGAAGTCGCTCGACGAGCCGCCCCAGCCCGACGACCCCAAGGCCGCCTACGACGCCGACGACGTCACCGTGAACGCTTACGGGAACATGGCGGTCATGAACTTCCGCCTCATCCAGCACATGACCAACAAGGACGGCACGGCCGAGACCCACTACTACCGCAACACCGGAACGTTCCTGAAGCGCAACGGCCGCTGGCAGGTGGTGGCCTGTCAGGCCACGCGCGTGCCGGAAAAGGACAAGGAGAAGCCCTAGCGCACAGCCGGGGACGGCTGTGCCACACGGACCATGGCGACTGCAACGAAGGACTATTACGGGACGTTGGGCGTCAAGAAAAGCGCCTCCACCGAGGAAATCCGCAAGGCCTTCAAGAAGCTCGCCCGCAAATATCATCCCGACTTGAATCCCGGCAACAAAGCATCCGAAGAGAAGTTCAAAGCCCTCTCCGAAGCCAACGACGTCCTCAGCGACCCCAAGAAGCGCAAGGTCTACGACCAGCTCGGCTTCTACTCCGACCAGATCGATCCGGCGGCGGCTGAAGCCGCGGCCCGCGGCGGATACGGCTTCCACGGCGGCGCGCCCGGAGGCGCAGGTGGACGAGGCGCCCAGGGCGTCCCCTTCGACTTCGGCGGCTTCGACTTCTCCGAACCCGGCGCCCAACGCGGCGGCAGCTTCCGCGACATCTTCTCCAACATCTTTAGCGGCGGACGCGGCTCGGAGCCCCCCGGTCCCGCCGCCGGCAGCGACCTGGAGTATCGGGTCGAGGTCCCGTTCTGGCAGGCCATCCGCGGCGGCGTGGTGCGCGTGAGCATCAACCACAGCGAGGCCTGCACGCACTGTCACGGCCAGGGATTCCTGAAGGGCAGCGGGACGTGCCCGGAGTGCGGCGGCTCCGGCCAGGTGACGCAGACCAGCGGGCGCATGAAGTTCAACCTCGAGTGTCCGCGCTGCGGCGGCTCGGGCAAAGCGCGAACGCCGTGCAGCTTCTGCCACGCCGAAGGCGCCATCCACCGCAACGAGCCCCTCGAAGTGCGCCTCAAGCCGGGAACGCGCGACGGCCAGCGCATCCGTCTTCCCGGCAAGGGCAACGCCGGCATCCTGGGCGGCCCCGCGGGCGACCTCTACATCATCGTCCGCGCCGGCGACCACCCCGTCTTCCGCCGCGACGGCGACGACATCCACCTGACCGTCCCCGTCTCCGCCACCGAAGCCGCGCTGGGCGCGAAGATCGAGGTCCCGACCATCGACGGCCGCGCCGAAGTAAAGATCCCCCCGGGGACGCCCACCGGCAAGCGCCTCCGCCTGCGCGAAAAGGGCGTGCCCTCGGCGATGAAGAACGGCGCACGCGGCGACCAGATCGTCGAGGTCACAATCGTCGTGCCCGCGGTGCACGACGAACGCTCGAAAGAGATCCTGCGCGAGCTGGCCAAGCTGAATCCGGAAGACCCGCGGGCGGAACTGTGGAAACAGATTGGGTGACTCTAATGCTTGAGCGATTGCGTGATTTGGTTGATCCGCGACGATCCGCGTTAATCCGTGGCGAAAGAATTTGAAATGGCAAAACGAAAGAAGGACGGGGCCTACATGATCTCGGCCGTCGCCGAGATGTACGGCATCCATCCCCAGACGCTACGGCTTTACGAGCGCGAAGGATTGCTGAAGCCCTCGCGCACCGAGGGCAACACCCGCCTCTACACCGAGCAGGACCTGGAGCGGCTGGAGTTCATCCTCTCAATGGCGCGCGACCTGGGCGTGAACATCTCCGGCATGGCCATCATCCTGGAGATGCGTGCGCGCATGGAGGAGATGCAGCGCCAGATGCAGGAGTTCGTCGCCTACATCCAGAAGGAAGTGCTGACGCGCGGCGCCGCCCAGGCCGACCCGGCCCGCGGCGCCATCGTACCCATCCGCCGCAGCGTCACTCCGCCCGCCCCGCCGACCACCAAAGACAAGAAGCGCTAGAAGCGCCGGCTCCCCTGCCTGGTTGATTGTGATTTTGTCATCCTGAGCCCGCCGCAGGCGGCGAAGGACCTTGCGGTTGATTTTGATTCGTCATCCTGACCGAAGGATCTATGCATTTTTCCGGAAGAGCAAACGCATAGATTCTTCGCCCGCTGGAACGGGCTCAGAATGACAAATCGGCCATCCGGCGTTCGTGGTAATCTCCCGCCCACTCTGTGACCTCACCGCCCCCAACCCAACTGGTCCGCGCCATCGGCCGCTGGAGCCTGGCGGCGCTGGTGCTGAACTCCATCATCGGCTCGAGCATCTTCGGACTGCCCTCGATCATCGCGGGTCTCCTGGGCCGCGCCAGCCCGCTGGCCTATCTGCTGACCGCGCTGGGCATGGTGGCGCTGATGGGCTGCTTCGCCGAGGTGGCCTCGCAGTTCGACGCCGCTGGAGGACCCTACCTCTACGCGCGCTCCGCCTTCGGCCGCCCGGTCGGCATCTTGATGGGATGGCTCCTCTGGCTGGCGCGCGTGACCGCGCCCGCCGCCGCCACCAACCTGTTCGTCAACTACCTGGGAGAGTTTTGGTCCGGCGCACAAGCCCCGGCCGGCCGCCTCGCCGTCCTCACGCTGCTCATCGGCGTGCTGGCCGTGGTCAACTACCGCGGCGTCAGCGCGGGAGCCTGGCTCAGCAACGTTTCCACTGTGGCCAAGATCGCGACGCTGGTCGCCTTCATCGCCGTGGGCGGCGTCTGGCTGGCGACGCACAGCCCCAGCGGCCCTCCGCCTCCCCCGGTCCATGCTTCATGGCATGACTGGGTGCAGGCGGTTCTGCTGCTGGTGTTCGCCTACGGAGGCTTTGAATCGGCGCTCACCCCTATGGGCGAGGCGAAGGACCCGCAACGCGACGCGCCCTTCGCCCTGTTCAGCGTGCTGCTGGTGGTGACGATCCTGTACACGCTGGTGCAGACCGTGGTGGTCTATGCG
Proteins encoded in this window:
- a CDS encoding J domain-containing protein, whose amino-acid sequence is MATATKDYYGTLGVKKSASTEEIRKAFKKLARKYHPDLNPGNKASEEKFKALSEANDVLSDPKKRKVYDQLGFYSDQIDPAAAEAAARGGYGFHGGAPGGAGGRGAQGVPFDFGGFDFSEPGAQRGGSFRDIFSNIFSGGRGSEPPGPAAGSDLEYRVEVPFWQAIRGGVVRVSINHSEACTHCHGQGFLKGSGTCPECGGSGQVTQTSGRMKFNLECPRCGGSGKARTPCSFCHAEGAIHRNEPLEVRLKPGTRDGQRIRLPGKGNAGILGGPAGDLYIIVRAGDHPVFRRDGDDIHLTVPVSATEAALGAKIEVPTIDGRAEVKIPPGTPTGKRLRLREKGVPSAMKNGARGDQIVEVTIVVPAVHDERSKEILRELAKLNPEDPRAELWKQIG
- a CDS encoding APC family permease, translated to MTSPPPTQLVRAIGRWSLAALVLNSIIGSSIFGLPSIIAGLLGRASPLAYLLTALGMVALMGCFAEVASQFDAAGGPYLYARSAFGRPVGILMGWLLWLARVTAPAAATNLFVNYLGEFWSGAQAPAGRLAVLTLLIGVLAVVNYRGVSAGAWLSNVSTVAKIATLVAFIAVGGVWLATHSPSGPPPPPVHASWHDWVQAVLLLVFAYGGFESALTPMGEAKDPQRDAPFALFSVLLVVTILYTLVQTVVVYALPNAAQTERPLAAAARLFLGGPGAVLVTAGALVSLYGYLSAMMLAGPRIPFAMAENRDLPTVFAAIHPRFRTPNVSIVLWASLMWGLAVYGTFRWNVALSSAARLFYYGLTCAALVVLRRKQPEAARFRLLAGTLMAALGIAFSLVLVSGIGKTEVVILATTTVIALLNLLWVRLRAQPQSPA
- a CDS encoding nuclear transport factor 2 family protein codes for the protein MLRKLVLLTLVLALALPCLAAKQSTADQLTALLHEFLTGVSKNDNSVYDRFFADDLIYTRSAGVTITKADILKSLDEPPQPDDPKAAYDADDVTVNAYGNMAVMNFRLIQHMTNKDGTAETHYYRNTGTFLKRNGRWQVVACQATRVPEKDKEKP
- a CDS encoding helix-turn-helix transcriptional regulator — its product is MAKRKKDGAYMISAVAEMYGIHPQTLRLYEREGLLKPSRTEGNTRLYTEQDLERLEFILSMARDLGVNISGMAIILEMRARMEEMQRQMQEFVAYIQKEVLTRGAAQADPARGAIVPIRRSVTPPAPPTTKDKKR